One part of the Pecten maximus chromosome 1, xPecMax1.1, whole genome shotgun sequence genome encodes these proteins:
- the LOC117332979 gene encoding uncharacterized protein LOC117332979 encodes MWMKFLLFNIFLSYAVNSVYGHGRLIDPPSRSTMWRYGFNNPPNYNDNQLYCGGVQVQYEQNGGKCGLCGDIWTGTHENEAGGKYANGIIVRTFQPGQVMTVVVELTANHKGYFEFKLCANDDPRRKVTQDCLDQYVLQVVNPDIRGTRYPVPDKNGYQKLELQVRLPSGVRCRDCLFQWKYNAGNSWGRDAKTGEQCLGCGNQEQFYGCADIAIGHSDIQEGLSLITGKIMKKSNSMTVPPPPPDGLTFGDPWATRIDQQDGPLVTQSFVRATEEGVIVYKDFEDFRRRFQNSRIQPCVCHSCVGIYMCMRVFLQRMHFSDHHVVSSFIHDAGSHGHVLSDVLCKQELMMTEYHYKL; translated from the exons ATGTGGATGAAATTCCTGCTTTTCAACATCTTCCTGTCATACGCAGTTAACTCTGTGTACGGTCACGGTCGGCTTATCGATCCGCCATCTCGTTCCACTATGTGGAGGTACGGCTTCAACAATCCGCCAAACTACAACGACAACCAGCTCTACTGCGGAGGAGTTCAG GTTCAATACGAACAAAATGGCGGGAAATGTGGGTTATGTGGCGACATTTGGACAGGTACACACGAAAACGAGGCAGGCGGGAAATATGCCAATGGCATAATAGTACGCACGTTCCAGCCAGGTCAGGTGATGACAGTCGTTGTAGAGTTGACGGCCAATCACAAGGGATACTTCGAGTTTAAACTTTGTGCTAACGACGACCCGCGGAGGAAGGTCACACAGGACTGTCTTGACCAATACGTACTTCAGGTGGTTAACCCTGACATCCGGGGAACTAGATACCCCGTACCCGACAAAAATGGCTACCAGAAACTTGAGTTGCAGGTTCGACTGCCAAGTGGTGTACGGTGTCGGGACTGTTTGTTTCAGTGGAAATACAACGCCGGGAATAGCTGGGGAAGAGACGCAAAAACCGGGGAACAATGTCTTGGGTGTGGAAACCAAGAACAGTTTTATGGATGCGCCGATATTGCAATCGGCCACTCCGACATACAAGAAGGCCTATCTCTCATCACAGGCAAAATCATGAAGAAATCAAACTCTATGACCGTTCCTCCCCCTCCACCAGATGGCCTTACTTTTGGAGACCCTTGGGCAACACGTATTGATCAACAAGACGGACCTCTTGTGACTCAATCCTTTGTTCGAGCAACAGAGGAGGGTGTTATTGTGTACAAAGATTTCGAGGATTTTCGAAGGAGATTTCAAAACAGTAGGATCCAGCCATGCGTGTGTCACTCGTGTGTCGGGATCTACATGTGTATGCGAGTGTTTCTCCAGCGGATGCACTTCTCAGATCACCACGTGGTATCATCGTTTATTCATGATGCTGGTAGCCATGGCCACGTTCTTAGTGACGTATTATGTAAACAAGAATTGATGATGACTGAATATCATTACAAGTTATGA